The nucleotide sequence GGGGCGCCGCATCACCCGGCTGCGCGTGCATCCCCTGGCCGCACCTGAAAGCGTCGGCATGGAGCAGGGTGAGGCGGACGCGACCGCCGGGGGAGCGGAGACGGGGAAATGAGTACCTCCCTCGCGCTGCTCCTGACGGTGGCGCTGCTGGCCGGAAACGCGTTTTTTGTGGCTGCGGAGTTCGCCGTCACCTCCTCGCGGCGAGCCCGGCTGGAACCGCTGGCACAGGCCGGGGACCGGCGCGCCGCCACCGCCTTGTGGGCGCTACAGCATGTTTCTCGCATGCTCGCGACCGCCCAGCTAGGAGTGACCGTCTGCTCCACCGGCCTGGGTGTGGTTGCCGAGCCGGCCATCGCCCACCTGCTGACCCCCCTGCTCACCCGGGTGGGCGTTGGCGCCGTCGGGGCGCATGCAATCGCCGTGGTGGCGGCCCTGGTGATTGTGGTTTACGCACACGTCGTCATCGGGGAGATGGTGCCCAAGAACCTTTCAATCTCCGCGCCCGAGACTGCCGCCCGGTGGATCGTGCCGACGCTGGTGCGCCTGTCGCGGGTGCTCGGTCCGGTGATCACCGGCCTGAACGGCTTCGCCAACGGGGTGCTGCACTTGTGCGGCATCGAAACCAGGGAGGAGGTCTCCGCGGCCTTCAATGCCGCTGAGGTTGCCTCCATTGTGGAGCGCTCCACCGCGGAAGGGGTCCTGGACGACGAAACCGGGCTGCTTTCCGGCGCCCTGGAGTTCTCGGAGGAAACCGCCGGCAGCGTGATGGTGCCGGTCGGCTCACTGGTTACCCTGCCCACAGGCTGCACGCCCAAGGACGTGGAGCACGCGGTGGCTGCTACGGGCTACTCCCGTTTCCCGGTGGTGAGACAGCCCCAGGTCACCGCTCCCGGCTCCCGGCCCGGCCAGGCGCCGACCGGCGCGCCCGCGCAAGGCCGAGACGCGGACAGGCCGGATGCGGGAATCCTCGGGTACCTGCACCTGAAGGACGTGCTGTACGCCGATGAGGCGGAACGGGCGCGGCCCGTGCCCCCGTGGCGGGTACGCGCGCTCGTGCCGGTTCATGCCGATGACGAGGTTGAGGACGTACTGGCCTCAATGCAACGCTCCGGCGCGCACCTGGGCCGCGTCCAGGACGAGTCCGGCACGACGCTGGGCGTGGTATTCCTGGAGGACATTCTCGAGGAGCTCGTCGGTGAGGTGCATGACTCAATGCAGCGGGAGGACCATCGCCGCCGTGACCTGGGGCAGGGATGATCCCGCAGGAGATGTGACCGTCGTCCTGGTAATGGCGGATCACGGCTGGTTAAAGTGCACCGGTCGGTCGCGACGGCGGCCGCGAGCACTACCTCTGGAGGCACTGCGTGGCCGAACAGCCCATGACGCGGCGGCAACGTCGTGACGCAGAACGCGCTGCGGAACGCGAGCGGGAGCCCGGCGCACAATCCGCTCCACCGGTGTCACCGGCTCCCGCGCCGCAGGAGCTCACCCCGGCTCCCGTCCAGGTCGATACCTACCGGAGCCCATCCGGCGTCGGCATGGGCGCGCGCCAACCCGGGGGCCGTCGGTACAGCTACGCGGGAACAGTGGGGCGGCTGGGCGTGCTGGCAGTCCTAGCCCTGGTGACTGTGGTGGCTCCTTTGACTCTGAGCCTTCCCACCGGTCCGCAGGCGGTCGCCGCCCTGGGTGCCAGCAGCACGAATCCGACCGGCGTGGGAACCACCGACCCCTCCTCCTCGATCGCGGCCGCAGTACTCGGTTCCGACGCCGATGTCGATACCGACTCCGAGCTGTCCAACGTGCCCGACGCCGCCACCCTGGCCCGGATCCGCGAGGCGTATGAGAATGCCTCCGCAACTTGCGCCGCACAGACCTCCGGCGCCTCCGGCGACACTGCGGCATTCAACTCCGCCCCGGAGCTGTTCTACCCCATGATCGAGGGCACCTACACGGTCTCGTCCCCGTACGGCTACCGGCTGCACCCGACCCTGGGATACATGAAGCTCCACGCGGGACAGGACTACGCCGCCTCCGCCGGCACTCCCATCTACGCGGTCGCCGCCGGCACAGTCGTGGAGGCCGGCATGTCAGGCAGTACCGGCACTGTCACTATCGAGCATGAGCTCGACGGCGAGACCTGGTACACCAGCTACCTGCACATGTATGAGGACGGCATTTACGTATCCAAGGGGGACCAGGTAGAGGCGGGCCAGCTGATCGCCGGCGTCGGCTCCACCGGCTACTCCACGGGCCCGCACCTGCACTTCGAGGTGCGTACGGCCAACAACACCGAGGACTCCTCGACCGTCGACCCAGAGGAGTGGCTGGCGGAGCACACCGCCGTCGAGCTGACCACGGACTGCGCCTGACCGCTTGCACCCACCGCCCTGCAGCCATCCGAACGAGCCGCACAGGAAGCCGATAATGTCACCCTCTTACCGTTGCGCCGTCGTCGCCCACCGGGGCGGTGGCGGGGAGGCTCCGGAGAACACCTGGAGCGCCGTAGAGCACGTGGCCGGGCTCGGCCTGACCTGGATGGAAACCGACCTGCGGGCCACCGCAGACGGCGTGGTCGTGCTCTCCCATGACGCCGACATGGCGCGCACGACGGGGGACCCCCGACGCATCGCAGAGCTGACGTGGGACGAACTGGCACGAGTAGACGCCGGCGATGGGCGCGCCCCCGTGCGCCTGGACGAGGCACTGGCCGCCCACCCCGGCATCCGCTTCAACGTCGACTTGAAGGACTCCGGCGTCGTGCAGCCTGCACTCCAGGCGGTACGCGAGGCCGACGCCCTGGAACGGGTGCGCTTCGCCTCCTTCTCCGCCCGTCGCCTGGCGGTGCTGCGCCGCCAAGAGCCGCGGGCAACTACCTCGCTGGGGGTGGGTGACGTGGCCGGGCTTATG is from Actinomyces sp. 432 and encodes:
- a CDS encoding hemolysin family protein; translated protein: MSTSLALLLTVALLAGNAFFVAAEFAVTSSRRARLEPLAQAGDRRAATALWALQHVSRMLATAQLGVTVCSTGLGVVAEPAIAHLLTPLLTRVGVGAVGAHAIAVVAALVIVVYAHVVIGEMVPKNLSISAPETAARWIVPTLVRLSRVLGPVITGLNGFANGVLHLCGIETREEVSAAFNAAEVASIVERSTAEGVLDDETGLLSGALEFSEETAGSVMVPVGSLVTLPTGCTPKDVEHAVAATGYSRFPVVRQPQVTAPGSRPGQAPTGAPAQGRDADRPDAGILGYLHLKDVLYADEAERARPVPPWRVRALVPVHADDEVEDVLASMQRSGAHLGRVQDESGTTLGVVFLEDILEELVGEVHDSMQREDHRRRDLGQG
- a CDS encoding M23 family metallopeptidase encodes the protein MSPAPAPQELTPAPVQVDTYRSPSGVGMGARQPGGRRYSYAGTVGRLGVLAVLALVTVVAPLTLSLPTGPQAVAALGASSTNPTGVGTTDPSSSIAAAVLGSDADVDTDSELSNVPDAATLARIREAYENASATCAAQTSGASGDTAAFNSAPELFYPMIEGTYTVSSPYGYRLHPTLGYMKLHAGQDYAASAGTPIYAVAAGTVVEAGMSGSTGTVTIEHELDGETWYTSYLHMYEDGIYVSKGDQVEAGQLIAGVGSTGYSTGPHLHFEVRTANNTEDSSTVDPEEWLAEHTAVELTTDCA
- a CDS encoding glycerophosphodiester phosphodiesterase, yielding MSPSYRCAVVAHRGGGGEAPENTWSAVEHVAGLGLTWMETDLRATADGVVVLSHDADMARTTGDPRRIAELTWDELARVDAGDGRAPVRLDEALAAHPGIRFNVDLKDSGVVQPALQAVREADALERVRFASFSARRLAVLRRQEPRATTSLGVGDVAGLMLLSEAAVPVPHTRWAWTNGRVDAVQVPLRFHRVPVVTRRFIAQAHTAGLEVHVWTVDDPEQMRSLAARGVDAIITDHPALALEVLG